AACCTGTCCTGAAAAATAATAGCTGATCGTGTAAAACGGCACGAGATTATAGCTGTTCCCTCCAGAATCCGGTCTAATAAACAGCAAGATCAGCAGACCAACCGTATATAGGATAAGACAAGCATGAAACAGTTTTTGCGGGACAACCATCACCTGCTTCTTCCATAAAAAAAGAAGTAATGCCGCTAGCGCCGTGACACAGAACCATACAACAGCAATGACAATCGGGTGTAAATAAGCAGTTAAGCTCAGCCATAGCGGCAGCAGCAGAAAAAAATTACTTTGTGAGACCGCAAGTGAAATCAAATACGTTTTTATCATGTTCTAATACCTTTCAAACTTATATTTGCTGAAGGCACTTCACATTGAAGTGCCTTTATTAGTTAGGGGCAATTTTCCCGTAAACTCCGCCGCCTCCAGGGACAGCACTAAGCTTTCCTTCCCTGGCAGCTATTATATAATCTGCTGTTTTAGGAGGCAGAACCTTTAATAGGTCCGGTCTTGAGATCTCATTTAAGATAACCATCTCGGTACCAAAGGCCATTTTTAATTTCCCAAGAGTCTTGGGGCCGATTCCGGGAATAAACTGCAAAGGCACCTGGTGCACATATGGAGGACGTTCTGGTTTCTCAGTGTTGTTGTCTGCCAGCTCCTTCAAGCGGGTGCTGACCCCTTTAGTCGTTCTCTTGCTGCCGCAGCTTTGGCATAACGTGTTCACTGCCTCTTTTTGGATGCCGCATTTCTCGCAGGTTGTGCCATAATACTTGCCTAATAGCGGATTTAATCCATGATTTGAAAGAATTGTCCGGTTTCCTATTTGTTTCAGAGCCTTTTTCAGCTCTTCGAAAGAAGGTTCCTCTAATTGAAGCTTCTGATACTCCCTCCCAATTTTAGCAAGTGAGTGTGCGTCAGAGTTTGTTAAAAAAGGATACGGATTCAGTTCAGAAACCTGAGAGGCCATACCCGTGTCAGAGCTTAAACCAAGCTCAACCGCATCAATCAAGTCCGGATCTAATACTTGATCAAGCCTAGAGGATACCCCGCTGCCGTAAAGGCTTTTGTGTGGTGTGAAGATATGAGCGGGAATAAACAGGCCTCCAAGCTCGTTTACTTTTTTCTGAAGAACTCTCGCATCTTCATACATTCTTTGAGTACTTAATGTAATATTTTTAACCCTAAGCGACAGCCATTCAGAAAACTGCTTCATCTGATGAATAGCCGGCATAAAGACAAGCACATGCAATGGACCTTTGCACGAGTTATCATAAACTTCAATTTCGGAGCCGAGAATCATTGTGGTCTGTTTAAATTGAATACCGCCCTGGGCATGTTCTGACCATATTCCTTCTTTTAAACCCTGATCCAGGGTATCCAAAATCTCCGGTACGTGGCAGTCAATGATTCCGATTATGTCCATTCCTTTATGCTCGCTTGCTTCAATCAAAATATTTTCAAGCGTAAGCTTATTTGAAGCAGTTATTTTAACTGGTTTGCCTGAACGTGTCCGTCCGATATGAATATGTAAATCTGCAAAATAGGTATTCATTTTATTTTTGAAGAGCCAGTTTCAGCTGCAGATACTGAACAGCGTAAGCTGTTTTCGCATCGAAAATCCGCTGATTATCAATCATTTCCTGCGCTTCCTCAAGTGTCACCTCCAGAACATCTACAAATTCATCCTCATCAAGTTCTGCCTTTTCGGTTAAAATCTCCAATTCTTCCGTAAAATATAAATGCACAAGCTCATCTGCAAACCCTGGTGATGTATAAAACGAAAGTAAGTGCTGAAGCGACTCCGTTGTATACCCTGTTTCTTCTTCCAGTTCCCGTTTAGCCGTGACATCAGGCTGTTCCCCTTTTTCAAGCTTGCCGGCAGGGATCTCAACGAGGACTCGCTCCATCGCTTTCCGGTATTGCTGAACCATGACAATTTTGTTTTCTTTAGTAATGGCGATCACAGCAACCGCTCCCGGATGCTTGATAATTTCTCTTGTGCTTGTTTTTCCGTTCGGAAGCTCTACTTCTTCTAAGTACAAATCAATAATGCGACCGGAAAATAATTTTTCAGATGATTTTGTTGTTTCTTTTAAATGATTCATACTCATTCCTCCGCGTTCTACAAATTCTGCTTTTCACATACATTCTATCATATTAAGAAAAGCGGAATCGCCCGTTTAGCTTGGGGCCTGACAGATAAGAATCCGGCAGTAAAGTCCGGGTTTGACTTTTTTGACGATTTGTTCTGGCCGAGGAGTTGGGCGATGGAACTGGACATAGATGAGAAAAACTTTATACCTCTTTATCAATTAACGAAGAAACGAGGCGAGCGCATATGAAGATCTACCTTCTTGAAAAAGGCGTCGTGCTGGTCGGCAAAGCTTGGGAAGTACGTGAAAAACTGAAGGAATACAGCAGGAAATATGCAACGGTTGAGCAGTGGACAAAAGATAAGTAAGCGTCACAATTGCATTTTCATCTCTCTTGTACTAATGTCAAAGCAAGACGTACAGTCAGGAGTGATACGATGAAAAAAAGACAGTTAGGCACATCAGACTTATTTGTCAGCGAACTTGGACTTGGCTGCATGTCTCTTGGGGCAGATAAAGAACAGGCAGAGTCCGTTATCGATGCAGCCCTTTACGAAGGAATTAACTACTTTGATACAGCAGATTTGTATGATTTTGGACTGAATGAAGAGTTCGTCGGAGATGCACTAAAAAAACGAAGACAGGATCTGATCCTTGCAACGAAGGCCGGCAACCGCTGGAACGAGAACAAAGACAGCTGGACATGGGACCCATCTAAAGCCTATATAAAAGAAGCTGTGAAACACAGCCTTAAACGATTGCAGACAGATTACATCGATTTGTATCAGCTGCATGGCGGCACGATTGAAGATAACATTGACGAAACGATTGAAGCGTTTGAAGATCTGAAAAAAGAAGGCGTTATCCGCTATTACGGAATATCATCGATCCGCCCAAATGTCATTAAACAGTACCTGGAAAAATCATCGATTGTTTCAGTCATGATGCAGTACAGTCTGCTCGACAGAAGGCCTGAGGAATGGTTTTCTCTTCTTAAAGATCACAGCGTCAGCGTGATTGGAAGAGGTCCTTTAGCAAAAGGACTGCTGACAGATAAATGGGAATCCAAGCTATCTGAAAAAGGATACCTTTCCTACAGTGAGGACAAACTCCGCCAGCTGCTTCCATCCATCGATGCAGAAACGGATCTGACTCTGACAGAAACTGCCGTGCAATACTCACTGAAGCAGGCTGCAGTCGGATCTATTATTCCGGGTGCCAGCAAAATTGAACAGGTTCAGGCTAATTGCCGTGCTGCAAATGCACGTCCTTTATCTGGGGAGGAATATATAGCGCTGCAGGCTTTGACGAAGTTTGATAAATATGAGCAGCATCGTTCGTAATATTTAAAGCTTTTTTAGGGATTCTTTCCGGATACGGTGAGAATCCTTTTTATTTTTGTTGATCTCCAAATTGCCTCCAGGTCTGTCAGCTAGTTGGAGAAAAGCAGAGGGAACAGCCTCCAATAAAGCCGCTTCATCACGCTGCAGTTTTTTCTGCGGCATTTACATTTTTTATCTTTTTAAGCAGAAGATATGTAAAAGGGATAAAAGAAAGGAATGATTTTATGATTTATATTTATAATTGCTATGGCGGCACACATTCCTCTGCACTTGCAGCAGCCTACCATTTAGAGAAGTTAGCAAGCAATACAATACCATCTAAAAATGAAATACTTTCTGTTGATATGTTCAATAAACTAACTTCAAAAGATATGGGAAAGATTTTCTTTCATGGCATTGACTCAGATGGAAATAAAGTGTTTTCCTTAGGGCGGGGTTCTTCTAAGCTTATTGTACCCTCCATTCAAAGTATGCTGGAAATACTTAATGAAAAAGGAAAACTGGAAGAAAAGATCATCTTTTCAAACACTTCACCCACAGTTCCATTAGCGATGACCCTTGGAGGACTTTTTTCGCGAAGATTAAAAATAGACTTTATTGGTGTACCTTTATTAGTAATAGGAGCGAAAAAAGCCCATCCGGATCTTATTCAATTAGTACATAATACCAAAGAGGCAGGAAAAGCCGCCATACGAAACATTGAAATTCTTGATAACGGTTTTGGCAGATAGCGAAAGCCTCATCAGAGAAGCGGTGATACTCTAATTAACGTCACACTTTCTTATCTGATTGCAGAAATTCAAATTCCGTTTTATAAGGTTTTGCTCAGCTTATCTATCGTAATTTTATCCTTCATAAGCCTGCTTTAAGGTTTTAATATCCATTTTCTTCATTTGGAACATTGCTTTTAGAACTCTTTCTGATTTTTCAGAATCAGAACTGCTTATCATTTCGGTAAGACAGGTTGGAACGATCTGCCACGATACACCGTACTTATCTTTAAGCCAGCCACAAACCTGGGCTTTTTCATCTCCGCCCTCTGTGAGCTTTTCCCAATAATAATCGATTTCTTCTTGTGATTCGCAATTGACAATGAATGAGATTGCTTCTGTGAATTTGTATTGTGGACCGCCGTTCAAAGCTACGAATTCTTGTCCTTCCAGCTGAAATTTCACAGTCATCACTGTTCCCTCTGAGATCCCGCTGATATGATGTCTTTCTTTTCCATATCGAGTGATTTTTTCTATCTTCGAATTTTTAAAGACTGAAGTGTAAAAGACTGCTGCCTCTTCAGCTTTTAAATCAAACCACAAGTTAGTTGTGATTTTTTGGATTTTGTTTTTCACTTTTTTTCTCCTTCCTGCTTTTCATCGTTACTGAAAGATTTTATTTCATTATTTATAGACTACTTTCATTCTGATTCTTTAAGGATATATTTAATCCTGCTTCTGGCATAATTTTTTCATCTAATTCTATTGTAAATTTCCATAAATGGAATAAGATTCAGAGATTCTTGGTTTGAAATCATTTTGGAAATCACCTGCAAACATTATAAAGTAAAAAGCAGTTGAAAGATCGATCGATCTTTCAACTGCCTAATTTATAAATTATTGGACTTTTTCAGTGCCCTCGTTCAATACCGAGGCCATTTATCAGCAGCATTTCTCTTTTTTTATGGGATACAGGTCATTAAAACGAAAATCATTCTGTTTCTTAATTAAATCTCTTTTTCAATTCTTCTAATGTTAAATCCTTAGTTTTTTCAACTGGTTTATTGGACGTTGGGAAATATGGGTTGATCGACATGAAGTTCTTTTCGACAAAGTTAAAGTCAATAATGTCAACGACTCCATCTTTGTTTAGATCTTCTTTCAATTTATCCCCTGTATTACCAGCGTTATTTGCAACAAGTTTTGCGTCATAAATATCGATTACATGATCTCCGTTGACGTCTCCTGCAGCAGCCGTATCCGTATAGATAGTAAAGAAATTACCTTGGACTTTTCCATCAATTGTCCTGCTTAAAGTTTGTTTTTTACTGTATAGGAAATGACCAGGAATATCTACTATTAACGTATAATCATCTTTTGTTGCAGGAATATCTTTAAACGTCATATACCCTTTATCTGAAATATCTGCACGGTACTGTTTGCCTTTTTTATCTACTAGATAAGCTTTTGTTCCAATTTTCGAATAATCTAAATCATAGTTGTCTAGATTAACTGCTTCACCATGATAGTAACCTTCTGCCCATGAGTGCTGAGAGATGAATTTAAACTTTTCAGCAAATGTTGGTAAAGAATACTTACTGCCAGAGCTTGTTTGATATGAAGATTCTTGATAATAGAATGCACTTTCTACCATATAATTATGGTCATCGACTACTTTTAATGTGATATCCAGTAAATCAATATCATTATTAATTGAAACTGGCAATTTTGTCTTTTTGTCTGAAATATCTAAAGCAAATGTTGAAATGTTAGACCAAGTGTTTTCTGTAAATTGCGGCTTTGCAACGCGAACAGTCCAATTATTTTTCTTTGCAAGATCCTCCAGCTGTTTTGATGGCTTAACGCCTGCAACTTTATAGAAATCAGGGACATCGATTGTGACAGAAGCACTTGTTAAATCTTTCGCGTTTTGAACTGTAAATGTATTTACAAACTCTGATCCAAGACTTACACTTTTTGCATTTGGTTTTATTGTAGAATATTTATCCCCTTTGTTAATAAAAGTAAAGTCTGGAAAAACCGGATTTCCTGCTGTTGCGTAATCATAAGTATAGATAGCAACATTTGTTGGATCGTTTGCATATTCTTCTGGCAGGACACCAAATTTAAATTCACCATTTGCATTTGGGAAAAATTCAGCTGTTGGCCAAAAAGAATCTTGATATGCGTAGGCGGTATTTTCTTCTTGAGTGATGTCATGTCCTCTGCTTTTTAAATAGTCAATCGTATCATCATACAATTTTCCATGCACCCAATATGCTGTATAATCTTGTCCGTCGTAACTTTCAGTTGTTAAATCTGAACTTGTAAGTTCTTTGATTCCTGTTTTCTTATCAAATTCCAGTGTTGGAGCTGTATTATCGATCACCATGTCATTATCGATTTTATATGTTTTACCATCTACTCCTGTACCGATATAAGAAACAATGTATTTACCTTCTTTAAGTGGTTCATATTCAAGTGCTAATGGTTTATTCGGATCACCTGTAAAATGTTTTACCTCACCTGAAAATCCGAAGAATATAAAGTAATCCGTATCAACTGACGCATTTTCTAAATTAAACGTGCCATAATACCCAATTGGTTTTCCATCTAGATCGCTAACCACTACATCAATCGTTTTCATATGACTATTTAACTTGAAATCGACTGGTGTAAACGGCTGGATGTATGGATGAAAGTTACTAAGGTCATTCGTTATTGCATGTTTATAAAATTTTAGCTTTTCGAATCCAGGTTTAGCATAACGAACATGGAAAGGAATTTGATATTCTGCAGTTTTCGACTCATTTTCAATATAAATATATCCCTGATATACACCAAATTCTGCATTAGCTGGAATTGATATTTCTGCATTAATATTTTTATTCTCATTTCCATTCACTTCAATCGTCGATGGTAATTGAAGCGTCACACCATTCTTGCCAGCTTCCTTTGAGACGCCATCGATTGTTAAAAATTCTACCCTTGTATGATATGTTTCTAGTTCACTGCTTAAATTCTTAATAGAAATCGAGGTTGCTCTATTTTGCGTCTCACTTGATTGTGCAATACTGCCAAAAGGTATAGATCCCGAAATGTCATCGATTTCTATTTTTAATCCATTTTCATCTAAGGAAGTCGTCTTATTTTGCACTTCAAAAAGCGTTGTATTGTGGACTGCCTCATATGCATCTACACGTCCTGCTCCAACTTCATTCACATTGTACGTACGGCCTTTTAAAGGATCTGCAGTATTCATTAATGCTGCCTTTACATCTGCAACTGTATAATCTGGATGTGATTGTAATAATAAGGCTGCAACCCCCGCAACATGTGGAGTTGCCATGGATGTTCCGCTTAAACTCGCATAACCGCTTGAGTAATCGACACCATCTTCTGGACTATTAATATATTCTGGAACAGTAGAGAATGTAGAAACTCCAGGTGCTACTACATCAGGCTTAATATCAAAGTTATTACTGACAGGACCGCGTGAGCTAAAATCAGCTAACACATCACCTGCAGTCATATTTGACTGTAAGTCTGTTAATTTAAGTTTAGCTGCAGGATCTGCTTTTAATTTTTCTGTAAGTTTTACTCCATCGTCATGTAACATTTTAAATGTTGGGACATAACCATGATTTTCACCTAGGTAAATTGGAATTTCGCCATCAACATTATTGAATATCAATACAGCTGCAGCACCTTTATCGTGAGCACGTCGAATTTTTTCATCAAATGATATTGTGCCGCGAGAGATTAATGCCACTTTCCCATTAATTTCTTTGTCAGTATAATCCTCTTCTGTGCCAATTCCTACTTCAACAACATCATACTCTTTATCAATTAACTTTAGATAATCTTTACCAAGACCATGCCCCATTAAAGTATTTTGAACTGAAATATCTGCTAAACTTGCTTTAACGGTTGGAATATCAGTCGGAACATCACTTGCACCAACAGTGATTGCCAGTGGAGAAGCACCTGGTGAACCTAACGTACCAGGACTTGGCCCTGCATTTCCTCCGGCTATAACTGGTATGACCCCTTTTAATGCTGCGTTGTTGATTGCTACAGATGTTGCGTCTAAGGAATGATTATTACTATTACCCAATGATAGATTTATCACATCCATTCCATCTTCTACAGCTCTTTCAATACCTGCGATAACCGATGAATCATAACCTGATCCATATTCTCCTAATACTCGATATGCATACAAGTCAACATTCGGAGCTACACCTGTCATGGCATATTCAACATCGTTTTTAGGGTTGGATGCGATGGTGCCAGCAACATGAGTTCCGTGTTCTGTATAGTATGAACTACCATTAATCGATTCAGGTTGATCAGATGCAAGCCATTGCGCTCTAGTTGTTTCCATTGGATCAGAGTCATTATCGACAAAATCATATCCGCCTTTATAAACATCTTTTAAATCAGGGTGATTATAGTCAATCCCTGTATCAAGCACCCCAACTTTTATTCCTTGTCCTTTTAAGCCCTCATTATGTAAACGATCAACTCCAATATGAGGAAGCGCTGGCGGAATTACTTTTGCAGTTGCTTGTTCTTGAGCAGCAGTCGATTCATTTATCGGTAATTTAACGACATTGTCTTTCCAAATCCTTTTAACTACACCAGTCTCAAGCAAGGTATTAATTTCATTTGCAGGAATCGTCATAGCCATTCCGTTAAATACATTCTGGTAAGTTTGTTTAATTTTATAGTGAAGTGAATTTTCTTTTAACTTCGGGTTCAATTCCTTCTTTTTATTGAAAAGCTCCTCTAAGCGCTGCTTGAAATATTCCTGTTCTCCGTTAATCTTTTCTGCTTTATTTTTTGATGTGCCTTTTGAGTTTGATTGCTGCGTAATATCGTTCGGAGCTGTTTTGAACTCAACAATGATATTTGCGGTTTTATCTTTAAGTGACAATAATTTCGGATCAATAATGAAGCCTTCTTGTGGGGTTAAACGTTTAATAGACTGTCTTTGTTCTTCTGATAATCCTTTTAAGATCGATTCAGCAGAATTTGAAATCGCATAAGATTTTTGTTGAGGCATTAAAAAAGATGTGAGAATGCTAGATGCTAATACACCCGTTAACATAACATTTAGTATTTTTTTCTTCTTCCGAAATTTCATCCATCAACTCTCCTTATAGTATAACATTTTATGGAAACTAATTGGTTCAATATTCCTTGTTTCATCGCATTCCTCCCGATAGAAAGATAGTGTAAAATTAGAGTAGAATAATTAGAAAACTCTATTAATTCATATTGTACTTGAGCTTATATGTAAGGTAAATTGGGGGAATTGTCTCATCAATGGACCTGTTTTTAATTGAAGAATAGTAAAACCATTTAAAATACATTGTTAATATTTGTAGAAATACGCGTTATCAGAGAAATCGCACCAATTAAATAGGTAATTTTAATGAAATTATCCATTTTATACTTGGGGGAATTTTGGTACAAATACGTAAATATGAATATTTTTCAAAGGAGAAATACGTTATGTATGAGGGGAAAATCATAAAATTTTATCGTGAAAAAAATAAAATAACTCAAGAGCAATTAGGAAAAGGTATTTGTTCTGGTACTCATATTAGTAAAATTGAGCGTTTACACACTGAATATGCCCCTGAAATTGTCACCCTTTTATCAGAACGTCTAGGTATAAATATGAAATATGAAATAACAAAACTCCGTAATCTTAAAGATCGCTTATATCAATGGCAGGATGTTATTATCATGCAATTATTTGATGAAATGGATCTTATCAATGATGAACTTGAAAAAGAAGATTTAATTCAAATCTCAGAGTATATAAATCTTTATCAATTACTTCGAGTCAGGTACTTACTGATGCATAATTTACCCGATGATGCTTTTAATATCATCCATGGAATCCAAAAGAATGAACATAAATTATCATCCTACGAAGCCAACTTATTAAAACACGTATTAGGCATTTACTATTTAGCAAAACATGAAAATCTTCATGCAGTCCATACACTAAAATCTATCGATGAATCAGACTACAATAACAAAGAATATACCTACCATCTAGCAGCTGCATACCATTCCATTGAATCACCTGTCATGGCTTATTATTACGCAGATAAGTCGCGTCAATTTTTTAAAGAAATTAATAACTATCTTAGAGTGATTGATGCAGAAATGCTTATGCTGATCCAAGTTAAAGATGATGGCGAATTTAAAGAGACGATTCAAAGGTTCCAAAACCTGATCAAAAGCTGCGAACTTTGTCATTCACCTGTTCGAAAAGCAAGGGTATTACACAACTTAGCTTTTGAATACTTCAGACGGAATAAATTTGAGCTTGCGTGTAAGTACTATAAAGAGTCAATGAGTCTCAAAGATAATGATTCAAGTCCTTATTTACTATCTTTAGACGGATATATTAGAAGTTCATTAAATGGGAGCATACTTACTCGAGAGGAACTAATACATCTTGTTAAAGAGGGACTTGAAACTGCTATAAAGAAAAATGAAAGACTTTTTATTATCTTATTTAATCTACTTAGTTTTTTAATTGAAGAGAAAGAAAAAGAATACCATCAATACTTATGTGATCAAGCTTTACCAATGTTTACACAATTTGGCTTTGTCTATTTGATCCAGCGTTCAAAAAAAGAATTGTTTAACTATTACATTAAATTTAAACAAACTAATAAAGCCTTAAAAATGGCGGAATTGCTAATCAATCATGAAAAAAAGTCATGTCACTTATGATAAGTGACATGACTTTTTTTACCTTTATAATTAATTTTTGTGAATGTTAAATTAGAATTTCTAGTTAGTATTTACCTTGCTTTCTATGGTCGTACGTAATGCTCTTCGTAAAATTTTGCCTGTGCTATTCTTAGGCAATTCACTTAACAATTCTATCTCTTTTGGTACTTTATATTTGGCTAATTTACCTTGCAAAATAATAATAAGTCATTAGTACTGCCTAAACCACTAAAGAAATTCCATAAAAAGGTAAGGTTACACCTTCGAATTTTTTCTGCAAATGGTAAGCCTGATTATACTGCGGATTATTTCTTAAACGATGAAAAACTATTTTCTTTATTAAAAATTAACGGTCAAGAATAAACCAAGAAGCAGCAACAGGAAAATCTGTAGTTGATCCTCTAAAAATGTTTCTAAACAAGAAGTAATTAATGTCACAGCAAAAACACACACACAAAAAAAGACTCCATTTTGCGGAGTCTCTACCATCCAGTCATTTATAATCAGACCAATTCATATTGCTGTCATTAAGCAGCTCTTCAAAGCTTTTGTTCTTTTCTTTTTCTTTTTTCTCTTTGATTTTTTGAAGGCGTTCTTGCTCTGCCTTCTGCTCCTGTTCTTCCAGCAAACCTTTTTTCATGTTTGAAAGCTTCTGGAACAAGTCAGACTCAATATGATTCTTTAAGTTTAGGCTATCGTCAGTTTTTTTAGGCTGAGGTCTTTGCTGTTTTTTTTGTTTTTTAGCCATGATGATCACTCCCGTATCCTTTCATTATATACAAGAAAGGTGGTTTATAGAAAGCGATTTGACCCTTTTAATAAGCATCGAGTTTTACATCGTCTCCGATAATCAGCGCAGGCTCTGTAGATTTTTTGATATCTTCGATCGTGTAGCCTTTTGCCACTTCAACAAGCTTTAGTCCAAGCTCTGTCACATCTATGACAGCCTGATCTGTAATAATGCGGTGGACAACCTGTTTCCCCGTAAGAGGCAATGTGCACTCATTCAGAATTTTTGGTTCGCCTTTTTTGTTTACATGCTCCATGATGACAATGATTCTTTTTGCGCCATGAACTAAATCCATGGCACCTCCCATTCCTTTTATCATCTTGCCTGGAATCATCCAGTTTGCGAGATCTCCTGTTTCGGATACTTCCATTCCCCCGAGAATAGCCACATTGACGTGTCCTCCGCGGATCATGGCGAATGACTCAGCACTGTTAAAATAAGCAGAACCCGGAATAGCCGTTACCGTTTCTTTTCCGGCATTAATTAAGTCAGGGTCCACATCTTCTTCTTTCGGATAGGGTCCAATTCCAAGAAGTCCATTTTCAGATTGAAGAACAACCTGTTTGTTTTCGCTGATATAATTGGCAACAAGTGTCGGCATGCCGATTCCCAAGTTGACATAGAAACCGTTTTCAATCTCCTGTTCTGCTCTTCTTGCAATTTTTTCACGTACTCCTACTTTATCCTGTATCATCGCTTTGCCTCCTGTCATCCTATCTTTTGAACCGTTAACCGTTCAATGCGTTTTTGCTGTTCACCGAGTATCAATGATTGTACATATATGCCTGGAGTGTGAATCTCACTTGGATCAATCTCTCCAGCTTCTACAAGTTCTTCAATTTCAGCAATCGTTACTTTTCCGGCTGCCGCAATCATCGGATTGAAGTTTTGAGCTGTTTTATTGTAAAGCAAATTGCCCATCTTATCTGCCTTCCACGCACGGACAAGACTGAAATCTGCCGTTAGCGCTTCTTCCAGCAAATACTCTTTTCCCCCGAAGCTGCGCGTCTCTTTACCTTCTGCGATTGGCGTGCCTACACCTGCAGGCGTGTAGAAAGCAGGGATACCCGCACCGCCTGCCCGGATTTTTTCAGCGAGCGTTCCCTGCGGGACAAGTTCCACTTCAATTTCCCCGGAAAGAACCTGGCGTTCAAATTCTTTGTTTTCACCAACATATGAGCTGATCATTTTTTTGATTTGCTTATTTTTAAGAAGCAGGCCAAGACCCCAGTCATCTACTCCGCAATTGTTAGAGATGATCGTTAAATCTTTTACGCCTGTTTCTACTAAAGCAAGAATCAAATTCTCAGGAATTCCACATAAGCCAAACCCGCCAACCATTAATGTTGATCCGTCTTTAATGTCTTTCACTGCGTCTGTAAAAGATGTATTCACCGTTTTCATTTATTTCACCCCGGAATTATAGATTTTCTATGATTGTTGCTACGCCTTGTCCCCCGCCGATGCAAAGTGTCGCCAATCCGCGTTTTGCATCTCTGCGTTTCATTTCGTGAATGAGTGTAACAAGGATTCTTGTACCGCTTGCTCCGATCGGATGTCCAAGAGCAATTGCCCCTCCGTTTACATTCAGCTTTTCTTTATCAAAATGAAGTTCGCGGTCAACCGCAATGGATTGTGCTGCGAAAGCTTCATTTGCTTCAACAAGATCAATATCCTTCATGCTGAGTCCGCTCTTCTTAAAGGCTTTTTGCACTGCTGCAACCGGTCCAATCCCCATGATGCTTGGATCTACGCCAGCGTTGCCGTTGGCTGTAATTTTAACCAGCGGCTGAATGCCAAGCTCTTCCGCTTTTTTCCGGCTCATCACAACTACGGCAGCTGCACCATCATTTATTCCAGATGCATTGCCGGCTGTTACTGATCCGTCTTTTTTGAAAGCAGCCCGCAATCCTCCAAGCTTTTCAGCTGTTGAACCCGCTCGCGGAAACTCGTCCGTATCAAATGTGACGGCATCTCCTTTGCGCTGCGGGATAACTACTGGCGTAATTTCATTTTTGAACGTTCCAGCCTGGATCGCATCTGTTGCCTTTTTCTGGCTCCAGGCAGCAAATTCATCCTGCTCTTCTCTTGAAATTTCATATTTATCGCATAAATTTTCCGCGGTTACTCCCATATGATAATTGTTGAAAGCACACGTTAACCCGTCGGAAACCATTGTGTCAATCAGCTTTTGATCACCCATTTTAAATCCGTCGCGTGCATTTTTTAATATGTACGGTGCCTGGCTCATATTT
The window above is part of the Metabacillus dongyingensis genome. Proteins encoded here:
- a CDS encoding NUDIX hydrolase, with protein sequence MNHLKETTKSSEKLFSGRIIDLYLEEVELPNGKTSTREIIKHPGAVAVIAITKENKIVMVQQYRKAMERVLVEIPAGKLEKGEQPDVTAKRELEEETGYTTESLQHLLSFYTSPGFADELVHLYFTEELEILTEKAELDEDEFVDVLEVTLEEAQEMIDNQRIFDAKTAYAVQYLQLKLALQK
- the mciZ gene encoding Z-ring formation inhibitor MciZ, which produces MKIYLLEKGVVLVGKAWEVREKLKEYSRKYATVEQWTKDK
- a CDS encoding VOC family protein, which translates into the protein MKNKIQKITTNLWFDLKAEEAAVFYTSVFKNSKIEKITRYGKERHHISGISEGTVMTVKFQLEGQEFVALNGGPQYKFTEAISFIVNCESQEEIDYYWEKLTEGGDEKAQVCGWLKDKYGVSWQIVPTCLTEMISSSDSEKSERVLKAMFQMKKMDIKTLKQAYEG
- a CDS encoding aldo/keto reductase; translated protein: MKKRQLGTSDLFVSELGLGCMSLGADKEQAESVIDAALYEGINYFDTADLYDFGLNEEFVGDALKKRRQDLILATKAGNRWNENKDSWTWDPSKAYIKEAVKHSLKRLQTDYIDLYQLHGGTIEDNIDETIEAFEDLKKEGVIRYYGISSIRPNVIKQYLEKSSIVSVMMQYSLLDRRPEEWFSLLKDHSVSVIGRGPLAKGLLTDKWESKLSEKGYLSYSEDKLRQLLPSIDAETDLTLTETAVQYSLKQAAVGSIIPGASKIEQVQANCRAANARPLSGEEYIALQALTKFDKYEQHRS
- a CDS encoding endonuclease Q family protein, which gives rise to MNTYFADLHIHIGRTRSGKPVKITASNKLTLENILIEASEHKGMDIIGIIDCHVPEILDTLDQGLKEGIWSEHAQGGIQFKQTTMILGSEIEVYDNSCKGPLHVLVFMPAIHQMKQFSEWLSLRVKNITLSTQRMYEDARVLQKKVNELGGLFIPAHIFTPHKSLYGSGVSSRLDQVLDPDLIDAVELGLSSDTGMASQVSELNPYPFLTNSDAHSLAKIGREYQKLQLEEPSFEELKKALKQIGNRTILSNHGLNPLLGKYYGTTCEKCGIQKEAVNTLCQSCGSKRTTKGVSTRLKELADNNTEKPERPPYVHQVPLQFIPGIGPKTLGKLKMAFGTEMVILNEISRPDLLKVLPPKTADYIIAAREGKLSAVPGGGGVYGKIAPN
- a CDS encoding DUF3189 family protein, with amino-acid sequence MIYIYNCYGGTHSSALAAAYHLEKLASNTIPSKNEILSVDMFNKLTSKDMGKIFFHGIDSDGNKVFSLGRGSSKLIVPSIQSMLEILNEKGKLEEKIIFSNTSPTVPLAMTLGGLFSRRLKIDFIGVPLLVIGAKKAHPDLIQLVHNTKEAGKAAIRNIEILDNGFGR